One Stigmatopora nigra isolate UIUO_SnigA chromosome 1, RoL_Snig_1.1, whole genome shotgun sequence DNA segment encodes these proteins:
- the slc6a17 gene encoding sodium-dependent neutral amino acid transporter SLC6A17, whose protein sequence is MPNNTRVTQLENSSEPVTESVANLLSLEHPMDYKSSQMSMGLSPGSTAPGRALLPSPDPDAEDGRPAWNNKLEYILAQVGFSVGLGNVWRFPYLCQKNGGGAYLVPYSILLLLIGIPLFFLELAVGQRIRRGSIGVWNYMYPQLGGIGVSSLMVCGFVGLYYNVIIGWSIFYFFQSFQYPLPWAECPVKINGTQAIMEPECEKSSATTYFWYRQTLNITSSIDDTGGLNWKMTLSLLVAWILVCLAVIKGIQSSGKVMYFSSLFPYVVLFCFLVRGLLLKGAVDGIAHMFTPKLEKMLEPQVWREAATQVFFALGLGFGGVIAFSSYNKRDNNCHFDATLVSIINFVTSILATLVVFAVLGFKANIMNEKCVVENAEKILVYVNTSVLSKELIPPHINFSHLSTEDYMEMYGVIKTVKEDSFAQLDLDPCILEDELNKAVQGTGLAFIAFTEAMTHFPASPLWSVMFFFMLINLGLGSMIGTMTGITTPILDAFKIRKELLCVVCCIIAFLLGLLFVQRSGNYFVTMFDDYSAGLPLTVVVILENISVAWIYGTKRFMQDLEDMLGFRPYSFYYYMWRYVSPAVLVVLIAATVIEMAISPAGYNAWVEAEGSERFHSYPPWALAMAYSLIVAAMLPLPLVFLARHFNLLSDGSNKLSVSYRKGMVKDMSNLEDQDEQRFILGKNLRQAPSPAPTQRPYLGPGGTQEMTNTNYGTSTKTGYQNIGSPESEL, encoded by the exons ATGCCGAACAACACTCGAGTAACCCAGCTGGAGAACAGCAGTGAACCGGTTACTGAGTCCGTAGCCAACCTGCTGTCTCTGGAGCACCCCATGGACTATAAAAGCAGTCAGATGAGCATGGGGCTCAGTCCAGGTTCTACTGCACCAGGAAGAGCCCTCCTGCCCTCTCCGGACCCCGATGCTGAGGATGGCAGGCCGGCCTGGAATAATAAACTGGAGTACATTCTAGCGCAGGTTGGCTTCTCAGTGGGATTGGGAAATGTCTGGAGGTTTCCATACCTGTGCCAGAAGAACGGTGGAG GTGCCTATTTGGTGCCCTACTCCATCCTTCTGCTCCTCATCGGCATCCCATTATTCTTCCTGGAGCTTGCCGTGGGTCAAAGGATCCGACGTGGGAGCATTGGCGTATGGAACTACATGTACCCACAACTGGGCGGCATTGGAGTTTCTAGTCTGATG GTTTGCGGTTTCGTGGGTCTCTACTACAACGTGATCATTGGATGGAGCATCTTCTACTTTTTCCAGTCCTTCCAGTACCCGCTTCCTTGGGCTGAATGCCCGGTTAAAATCAACGGAACCCAAGCCA TCATGGAGCCAGAGTGCGAGAAGAGTTCAGCCACAACTTACTTTTGGTACCGTCAGACGCTGAACATCACTAGCAGTATCGACGACACTGGGGGCCTCAACTGGAAAATGACTCTCTCCCTGTTGGTGGCTTGGATCTTGGTGTGCTTGGCTGTCATCAAAGGCATCCAGTCATCTGGGAAG GTGATGTACTTCAGCTCGCTCTTCCCATATGTGGTACTTTTCTGCTTCTTGGTGAGAGGTTTGCTGCTGAAGGGTGCGGTGGATGGCATTGCACACATGTTCACCCCCAAG CTGGAGAAAATGTTAGAGCCACAGGTGTGGCGAGAGGCGGCTACCCAGGTGTTTTTCGCACTGGGACTCGGCTTTGGCGGTGTCATCGCCTTCTCCAGCTACAACAAGCGGGACAACAACTGTCATTTTGATGCCACACTGGTCTCCATCATCAACTTTGTTACGTCCATCCTGGCCACCCTGGTGGTGTTTGCCGTCCTGGGATTCAAGGCAAACATCATGAACGAGAAGTGTGTCGTGGA GAATGCAGAAAAGATTCTGGTGTATGTCAACACCAGTGTATTGAGCAAAGAACTCATTCCTCCTCACATCAATTTCTCGCACCTGTCTACGGAAGACTACATGGAAATGTATGGCGTCATTAAAACCGTGAAGGAGGACAGTTTTGCCCAGTTGGACCTTGATCCTTGTATTCTGGAGGATGAACTCAACAAA GCCGTGCAGGGTACTGGTCTGGCCTTCATCGCCTTCACAGAAGCCATGACACACTTCCCGGCGAGCCCCCTCTGGTCCGTCATGTTTTTCTTCATGCTAATTAATTTAGGCCTGGGAAGCATGATTGGTACCATGACAGGCATCACCACGCCTATCCTTGATGCCTTCAAGATTCGCAAAGAGCTGCTGTGCG TGGTTTGCTGTATTATAGCCTTCCTGTTGGGTCTGCTGTTTGTGCAGCGCTCAGGGAACTACTTTGTCACCATGTTTGATGACTACTCTGCGGGTTTACCCCTCACGGTTGTAGTGATTCTGGAGAACATTTCTGTGGCTTGGATATATGGAACCAAAAG GTTTATGCAGGACCTGGAGGACATGCTAGGCTTCCGACCATACTCATTCTATTACTACATGTGGAGATACGTGTCACCGGCCGTACTGGTGGTCCTGATTGCGGCCACTGTCATCGAGATGGCCATCAGTCCTGCGGGATACAATGCCTGGGTGGAGGCTGAG GGCTCCGAGCGTTTCCACAGCTACCCACCTTGGGCTTTAGCCATGGCATATTCCCTTATTGTGGCCGCCATGTTGCCACTGCCCTTGGTTTTTCTGGCCCGTCACTTTAACCTGTTGTCGGACGGCTCCAACAAGCTGTCTGTGTCCTATCGAAAAGGCATGGTGAAGGACATGTCCAACTTGGAAGACCAGGACGAGCAGCGCTTTATTCTCGGCAAGaatctccgacaggcgccttcCCCCGCGCCCACTCAACGTCCCTACCTGGGACCTGGCGGCACACAGGAGATGACCAACACTAACTACGGTACCAGCACCAAAACAGGCTACCAGAATATCGGCTCGCCAGAGTCTGAGCTATAA